In Gallaecimonas pentaromativorans, the following are encoded in one genomic region:
- the argR gene encoding transcriptional regulator ArgR has translation MTQSNQEALVKSFKQLLKEERCGSQSEIVSALQAQGFDNISQSKVSRMLTKFGAVRTRNARQEMVYCLPAELGVPTASSQLKNLVVDIDHNESMIVIQTSPGSAQLIARLLDSFTKADGIMGTIAGDDTIMVIPTRISHIRDTLKMINDLFR, from the coding sequence ATGACTCAAAGCAACCAAGAAGCGCTGGTCAAATCCTTTAAACAACTTCTCAAGGAAGAACGTTGCGGCTCTCAAAGCGAGATTGTCTCTGCTTTGCAGGCTCAGGGATTCGACAACATCAGCCAATCCAAAGTATCCCGCATGTTGACCAAATTCGGCGCGGTGCGTACCCGCAATGCCCGCCAGGAAATGGTCTATTGCCTGCCCGCCGAGTTGGGGGTTCCCACCGCCAGCAGCCAGCTGAAAAACCTGGTTGTCGATATCGACCACAACGAGTCGATGATCGTTATCCAGACCAGCCCCGGCTCGGCCCAGCTGATCGCCAGGCTGTTGGACTCGTTCACCAAGGCCGACGGCATCATGGGCACCATAGCGGGCGATGACACCATCATGGTGATCCCCACCCGTATCAGCCATATTCGGGATACCCTGAAAATGATCAACGACCTGTTCAGGTAA
- a CDS encoding ammonium transporter → MDQPSVQIAYALDTFYLLVSGAFVMWMAAGFAMLEAGLVRAKNTTEILTKNAVLFAVACVMYMICGYNIMYPGEAVNSFWPGISFLIGGDHSAELVLKGGDDAPVYSHMADFFFQVVFVATAMSVVSGAVAERMKLWVFLAFSVVLTGFIYPIEGFWKWGGGFLDAMGFADFAGSGVVHLTGASAALAGVLLLGARKGKYGKNGEINAIPGSNLPLATLGMFILWLGWFGFNGGSELKVSNVEEANAVAKVFVNTNMAAAGGLLAALITAKLLFGKADLTMAINGALAGLVAITAEPLAPSPLLATVIGVIGGVLVVFSVIGLDKLRVDDPVGAISVHGTVGIWGVLAVPLSNAEATFKVQLIGAASIFLWVFVTSFIVWFVLKKIIGLRVSEEEEYEGVDMAECGMEAYPEFKISK, encoded by the coding sequence ATGGATCAACCATCAGTACAAATAGCCTACGCGCTCGACACCTTTTACCTGTTGGTATCGGGCGCTTTCGTGATGTGGATGGCAGCCGGTTTCGCCATGCTCGAAGCGGGGCTGGTGCGCGCCAAAAATACCACCGAGATCCTGACCAAAAACGCCGTGCTGTTTGCTGTTGCCTGCGTGATGTACATGATCTGCGGTTACAACATCATGTATCCGGGCGAAGCGGTTAACAGCTTCTGGCCTGGTATCAGCTTCCTTATCGGTGGCGACCACAGTGCGGAGCTGGTACTCAAGGGCGGCGACGATGCCCCGGTTTACTCCCACATGGCCGACTTCTTCTTCCAGGTGGTGTTTGTGGCTACCGCCATGTCGGTGGTATCCGGCGCCGTGGCCGAACGGATGAAGCTGTGGGTGTTCCTGGCTTTTTCCGTGGTGCTGACCGGCTTTATCTACCCCATTGAAGGTTTCTGGAAGTGGGGCGGCGGCTTCCTCGATGCCATGGGCTTTGCCGACTTCGCCGGTTCCGGCGTGGTGCACTTGACCGGCGCTTCTGCCGCCCTGGCTGGTGTGCTGCTGCTGGGTGCCCGTAAAGGCAAATACGGCAAGAACGGCGAGATTAACGCCATTCCCGGTTCCAACCTGCCGCTGGCCACCCTGGGTATGTTTATCCTGTGGCTGGGCTGGTTCGGCTTTAACGGTGGCTCGGAGCTGAAAGTCTCCAACGTCGAAGAAGCCAACGCTGTGGCCAAGGTATTCGTAAACACCAATATGGCCGCTGCCGGTGGCCTTCTGGCCGCGCTTATCACTGCCAAGCTGCTGTTCGGTAAAGCGGATCTGACCATGGCCATCAACGGTGCCTTGGCTGGCCTGGTTGCCATTACTGCCGAGCCTCTGGCCCCGAGCCCGCTGCTGGCTACCGTTATCGGTGTGATTGGTGGTGTGCTGGTGGTGTTCTCCGTTATCGGCCTGGACAAGCTGCGCGTCGACGACCCGGTGGGTGCCATCTCCGTGCACGGTACCGTGGGCATTTGGGGTGTGCTGGCGGTGCCGCTGAGCAACGCCGAAGCCACCTTCAAGGTGCAGCTGATCGGTGCGGCGAGCATCTTCCTGTGGGTATTCGTTACATCCTTTATCGTCTGGTTCGTCCTCAAGAAAATCATTGGCCTGCGGGTCAGCGAAGAGGAAGAGTACGAGGGTGTGGACATGGCCGAATGCGGTATGGAAGCCTACCCCGAGTTCAAGATCAGTAAATAA
- a CDS encoding P-II family nitrogen regulator, whose protein sequence is MKKVTAIIKPFKLDDVREALTEAGVHGLTVSEVRGFGRQRGHTELYRGAEYRIDFLPKVQLDILVTASQVDLVIDAILKAAQTGKVGDGKIWVQDLETVVRIRTEERDEDAI, encoded by the coding sequence ATGAAAAAGGTCACCGCCATTATCAAGCCCTTCAAACTCGATGACGTCCGTGAAGCCCTGACTGAAGCCGGGGTTCATGGTCTCACCGTGAGCGAAGTGCGCGGCTTCGGCCGCCAACGCGGCCATACCGAGCTGTACCGGGGCGCCGAATACCGTATTGATTTCCTGCCTAAGGTGCAGTTGGACATCCTAGTGACGGCCAGTCAGGTCGATCTGGTGATTGATGCCATCCTCAAGGCGGCCCAAACCGGCAAGGTGGGCGACGGTAAGATCTGGGTGCAAGACCTGGAAACCGTGGTTCGTATCCGCACAGAAGAGCGTGACGAAGACGCCATCTAA
- a CDS encoding YacL family protein, whose protein sequence is MEYQFRLNPFDGRHQIQMEYGFEAMGRFIEDELGTDKAKISTLIARLQQGRDLRFEGHEWALVVEQGELSVLHHRLDHNEVDLDPDLALDDADASSHCGLEDGLLLLQAWLDFVAPL, encoded by the coding sequence ATGGAATACCAGTTCAGACTCAACCCTTTTGATGGCCGCCATCAAATTCAAATGGAATACGGCTTCGAGGCCATGGGCCGCTTTATTGAAGACGAGCTGGGCACTGACAAGGCCAAGATCAGCACTCTTATCGCCCGCCTTCAGCAAGGCCGGGATCTGCGTTTTGAGGGGCATGAGTGGGCGTTGGTTGTCGAGCAGGGCGAGCTGAGCGTGCTGCATCACCGCCTGGACCACAACGAAGTGGACCTAGACCCTGACTTGGCCCTGGATGACGCCGATGCCAGCAGCCATTGCGGCCTGGAAGATGGCTTGCTGTTGTTACAGGCTTGGTTGGATTTTGTTGCACCACTTTAG
- the acnB gene encoding bifunctional aconitate hydratase 2/2-methylisocitrate dehydratase — protein sequence MLEAYRKHVEERAAQGVVPKPLSAEQTAQLVDLLKNPPAGEEAFLLDLLENRIPPGVDEAAYVKAGFLAAVAQGQAQSPIVSKEKATQLLGTMQGGYNIEPLIALLDDSALAAIAGEALSHTLLMFDAFHDVVEKMKAGNAVAKKVVESWAEAEWFKARNGVAEKITVTVFKVPGETNTDDLSPAQDAWSRPDIPLHALAMLKMARPGIDPDKDGEIGPITTIDKLKEKGFPLAYVGDVVGTGSSRKSATNSVLWFMGDDIPNVPNKRAGGVCLGGKIAPIFFNTMEDAGALPIEVDVSKLEMGDVIDILPYEGKIVRHDSGEVLAQFELKTDVLLDEVRAGGRIPLIIGRGLTDKAREALGLGHSTEFRRAAAVQESNKGYTLAQKMVGKACGVKGVRPGQYCEPKMTTVGSQDTTGPMTRDELKDLACLGFSADLTMQSFCHTAAYPKPVDVETHHTLPDFIMNRGGVSLRPGDGVIHSWLNRMLLPDTVGTGGDSHTRFPIGISFPAGSGLVAFAAATGVMPLDMPESVLVRFKGEMQPGITLRDLVHAIPYAAIQKGLLTVEKQGKKNAFSGRVLEIEGLPTLKVEQAFELADATAERSAAGCTIKLDKEPIIEYLNSNIVMLKWMISEGYGDRRTIERRITAMEEWIANPELMEADADAEYAEIIEIDLADIKEPILCAPNDPDDARLLSTVAGESIDEVFIGSCMTNIGHFRAAGKLLNNFSGQLETRLWIAPPTKMDRDQLTEEGYYSIFGRSGARIEIPGCSLCMGNQARVGDNTTVVSTSTRNFPNRLGKGANVFLASAELAAVAAILGKLPTPAEYLQYARELDATAADTYRYLNFDQLAQYTKKADEVIIQAAV from the coding sequence GGCGTTGTACCCAAGCCCCTTTCCGCCGAGCAAACCGCGCAACTGGTTGATCTCCTGAAAAATCCCCCAGCTGGCGAAGAAGCCTTCCTGCTGGACCTGCTGGAAAACCGCATTCCCCCAGGCGTTGACGAAGCCGCCTATGTTAAAGCCGGTTTCCTGGCTGCCGTGGCCCAGGGCCAGGCTCAGTCTCCTATTGTCTCCAAAGAAAAAGCCACCCAACTGCTGGGCACCATGCAGGGCGGCTACAACATCGAGCCGCTGATCGCCCTGTTGGACGACAGCGCCCTGGCTGCCATCGCCGGTGAGGCCCTGTCCCACACCCTGCTGATGTTCGACGCCTTCCACGATGTGGTTGAGAAAATGAAAGCCGGCAACGCAGTTGCCAAGAAAGTGGTTGAGTCCTGGGCCGAAGCCGAGTGGTTCAAAGCCCGCAACGGCGTTGCCGAGAAGATCACCGTTACCGTATTCAAGGTACCTGGCGAAACCAACACCGACGACCTGTCTCCTGCCCAGGACGCCTGGTCACGCCCCGACATCCCGCTGCACGCCCTGGCCATGCTGAAAATGGCGCGTCCCGGCATCGACCCGGATAAAGACGGCGAAATCGGCCCCATCACCACCATCGACAAGCTCAAAGAAAAAGGCTTCCCGCTGGCCTACGTGGGTGACGTTGTGGGTACCGGTTCTTCCCGTAAATCCGCCACCAACTCCGTGCTGTGGTTCATGGGCGACGACATCCCCAACGTGCCCAACAAGCGCGCTGGCGGTGTCTGCCTGGGCGGCAAGATTGCCCCGATCTTCTTCAACACCATGGAAGATGCCGGCGCTCTGCCCATCGAAGTGGACGTCTCCAAACTGGAGATGGGCGATGTCATCGACATCCTGCCCTATGAAGGCAAAATCGTTCGCCACGACAGCGGCGAAGTGCTGGCCCAGTTCGAACTGAAAACCGACGTGTTGCTGGACGAAGTGCGCGCCGGCGGCCGTATTCCGCTGATCATCGGCCGTGGCCTGACCGACAAGGCCCGCGAAGCCCTGGGTCTGGGTCACTCCACCGAATTCCGCCGCGCTGCTGCCGTGCAAGAGTCCAACAAGGGTTACACCCTGGCCCAGAAAATGGTCGGTAAAGCCTGTGGCGTTAAGGGCGTGCGCCCCGGTCAGTACTGCGAGCCGAAGATGACCACCGTTGGCTCCCAGGACACCACCGGTCCCATGACCCGTGACGAACTCAAAGACCTGGCCTGCCTGGGCTTTAGTGCCGATCTCACCATGCAGTCCTTCTGCCACACCGCTGCTTATCCCAAGCCGGTTGACGTCGAGACCCACCACACTCTGCCCGACTTCATCATGAACCGTGGCGGCGTGTCCCTGCGCCCCGGTGACGGTGTTATCCACTCCTGGCTGAACCGCATGCTGCTGCCCGACACCGTCGGCACCGGCGGTGACTCCCACACCCGTTTCCCCATCGGCATTTCCTTCCCGGCCGGCTCCGGCCTGGTGGCTTTTGCCGCGGCTACCGGCGTTATGCCCCTGGATATGCCTGAGTCTGTGCTGGTGCGCTTCAAAGGCGAAATGCAGCCTGGCATCACCCTGCGCGACTTGGTGCATGCCATCCCTTACGCCGCCATCCAGAAGGGCCTGCTGACCGTTGAGAAGCAAGGCAAGAAAAACGCCTTCTCCGGCCGCGTACTGGAGATCGAAGGTCTGCCGACCCTGAAGGTTGAACAAGCCTTCGAACTGGCTGATGCCACCGCCGAGCGTTCTGCTGCCGGCTGTACCATCAAGCTGGATAAAGAGCCGATCATCGAGTACCTGAACTCCAACATCGTCATGCTCAAGTGGATGATCAGCGAAGGTTACGGTGACCGCCGCACCATCGAGCGCCGCATCACCGCCATGGAAGAGTGGATCGCCAACCCCGAGCTGATGGAAGCCGATGCCGACGCCGAATACGCCGAGATCATCGAAATCGATCTGGCCGACATCAAAGAGCCTATCCTCTGCGCGCCGAACGACCCGGACGATGCCCGTCTGTTGTCTACCGTTGCCGGTGAGAGCATCGACGAGGTGTTCATCGGTTCCTGTATGACCAACATCGGCCACTTCCGTGCCGCCGGTAAACTGCTGAACAACTTCAGCGGCCAACTGGAAACTCGCCTGTGGATCGCGCCGCCCACCAAAATGGACCGCGACCAGCTGACCGAAGAAGGCTACTACAGCATCTTCGGCCGCTCCGGTGCCCGCATCGAGATCCCCGGTTGCTCCCTGTGTATGGGTAACCAGGCCCGGGTAGGCGATAACACTACTGTGGTGTCCACCTCTACCCGGAACTTCCCGAACCGTCTGGGTAAAGGGGCCAATGTGTTCCTGGCCTCTGCCGAGCTGGCTGCTGTTGCCGCCATCCTGGGTAAACTGCCGACGCCGGCCGAATACCTGCAGTATGCCCGTGAGCTGGACGCCACCGCGGCCGACACTTACCGCTACCTGAACTTCGACCAATTGGCGCAATACACCAAGAAGGCTGACGAAGTGATCATCCAAGCCGCTGTCTAA